The stretch of DNA TCGTGGCGTCGGTCGCGAGCGCGTTCTACGTGCGCGGGCTCGACCGCGGCACCACGTTCATCACCGAGAGCGGCACGGTCGTGTCACGATCGGCGCCCGCGGGCGAGGAGAACGTCGACGGCGGTGAGATCCTCGTCACCGAGCAGGAGTCCACCGTCGCCGTCGAGGACTCCGAGCGCGACCTGTCGTGGAAGCGCATCCTGGTCTGGGCCGGGCTCGCCCTCGGCACGGCGCTGCTCGCCATCGGCGCCTACGAGCTGGCCACGGGGGCGTCCTTCGGCAACACCGACAACCCCACGATCGGGCGGCCCTGGCAGGACCGAGGCACCGGCTCCGACCCTCAGGACGAGCCGGATCCCACCGCGTCCACGGCGCCCACGGATGGCCCCTCCGACGACCCGACCACGGCTCCGACGACCGCTCCCACCACCGCGCCGACCACCGCCGCGCCCGCGCCGCAGGTGCCCGATCCCACGACCAACCCCACGGTCGAGCCGACGCCCGAGGCCACGCCCGGCGTCCAGGACTGACCGGGAACATTCCGCACCCCCGCACCGTTGTAGGCGGTGACGAGAGGAGCGGAACATGACCATCTGGATGAAGCCCACGCTGACGGACGAGAAGATCGAGGCGATGGAGCCGTTGGAGGCGTTCCGCTACGCCGAGGACCTCCTGGAGTCCCGCTTTCCGCGTGAGGCGGCCCGCGTGCTGCGGCCCGTGGCCGAGCTCGAGCCGCGCAACGCCGCCGTGTGCGAGCTGATGGGACGCGCCCACTTCGCCGCCGCCCACCTGGGCCCGGCCGA from Aeromicrobium phoceense encodes:
- a CDS encoding tetratricopeptide repeat protein, translating into MTIWMKPTLTDEKIEAMEPLEAFRYAEDLLESRFPREAARVLRPVAELEPRNAAVCELMGRAHFAAAHLGPAEQAFRTLTELEPTSAWAQKALGLALDRQSRHGEGAVHHRLAAAMGASERDATRVELVDRPGA